A single Triticum dicoccoides isolate Atlit2015 ecotype Zavitan chromosome 2A, WEW_v2.0, whole genome shotgun sequence DNA region contains:
- the LOC119358839 gene encoding zealexin A1 synthase-like, translated as MAMEQAVYLVLALVLPLLLLKHIRKRSGGAGQKLPPGPWRLPVIGSLHHLAGKPLVHRAFADIAHRLGDAPLVYLKLGEVPVVVASSAEAAREVMKTQDVTFATRPWSPTTKILMSDGVGVAFAPYGAHWRQLRKICIMELLSARRVQSFRNVREEEAGRLVAAIAAGAGNGEPVNVSERLAVLIADMTVRAMIGDRFSRREEFLEVLQQGVRILSGFNLGDLFPSSRLFGFVSGSARQAWENHTKGFELIECAIKQHEEVKAAAAASNGDGKEEEQEDLLDVLLRVQKEGGHDAPFTMGSIKCLLVDLFSAGSETSATTLIWAMSELMRNPTTMAKAQAEVRSHLQGKASVTEDDLADLKYMKLVIKETLRLHPSVPLLLPREPTEACKVLGYDVPTGTTVFVNTWAICRDPKHWDAPEEFRPERFESGEVDFKGTNFEYTPFGAGRRICPGMLFAQSSMELALAALLYHFDWELPAGGELDMEEEMGIAVGRKNDLYLYAKVLVPLN; from the exons ATGGCCATGGAGCAAGCAGTTTATCTCGTCTTGGCTCTTGTGCTCCCCCTCCTACTCCTCAAGCACATCAGAAAGCGCAGCGGCGGCGCTGGGCAGAAGCTGCCGCCTGGCCCCTGGCGGCTGCCGGTCATCGGCAGCCTGCACCACCTCGCCGGCAAGCCGCTGGTCCACCGCGCCTTcgccgacatcgcgcaccggctgggcGACGCGCCACTGGTGTACCTCAAGCTCGGCGAGGTGCCGGTGGTGGTGGCCTCGTCCGCCGAGGCCGCGCGTGAGGTCATGAAGACGCAGGACGTCACGTTCGCGACGCGGCCATGGAGCCCCACCACCAAGATCCTCATGTCGGACGGGGTCGGGGTGGCGTTCGCGCCCTACGGCGCTCACTGGCGCCAGCTCCGCAAGATCTGCATCATGGAGCTGCTCAGCGCCCGCCGGGTGCAGTCGTTCCGCAACGTccgggaggaggaggcggggcgCCTCGTGGCAGCCATCGCAGCGGGTGCCGGTAACGGCGAGCCCGTCAACGTCAGCGAGCGGCTCGCCGTTCTCATCGCGGACATGACCGTGCGCGCCATGATCGGGGACAGGTTCAGTAGGCGGGAAGAGTTCCTTGAGGTGCTCCAGCAGGGAGTCAGGATCCTCTCTGGGTTTAACCTCGGCGACCTCTTCCCCTCATCCCGGCTCTTCGGCTTCGTCAGCGGCTCCGCCCGACAGGCGTGGGAGAATCACACCAAGGGCTTCGAGCTCATCGAGTGCGCCATCAAGCAGCACGAGGAGGTGAAGGCCGCCGCCGCTGCGTCCAACGGCGACGggaaggaggaggagcaggaggacctATTGGATGTGCTCCTCAGGGTACAGAAGGAAGGCGGCCATGATGCGCCTTTTACCATGGGAAGCATCAAGTGTCTATTAGTG GACCTGTTTAGTGCCGGGAGCGAGACGTCGGCGACGACGCTCATCTGGGCCATGTCGGAGTTGATGAGGAACCCAACCACCATGgcaaaagcacaagcggaagtacgTAGCCACCTACAAGGGAAGGCAAGCGTAACCGAGGACGACCTGGCTGACCTCAAGTACATGAAGCTGGTCATCAAGGAGACGCTCAGGCTGCATCCGTCGGTGCCCCTACTGCTGCCGCGTGAGCCCACCGAGGCGTGTAAGGTCCTCGGCTACGACGTGCCGACGGGCACCACCGTGTTTGTGAACACGTGGGCGATCTGCCGAGACCCCAAGCACTGGGATGCCCCAGAGGAGTTCAGGCCGGAGCGGTTCGAGTCGGGCGAAGTGGACTTTAAGGGAACCAATTTCGAGTACACACCGTTCGGGGCAGGCCGGAGGATCTGTCCGGGGATGTTGTTCGCGCAGTCTAGCATGGAGCTCGCCCTTGCCGCCCTCCTCTACCACTTTGACTGGGAGCTTCCTGCCGGAGGAGAGTTGGACATGGAGGAGGAGATGGGCATCGCCGTCGGCCGGAAGAACGACCTGTATCTGTATGCCAAAGTCCTTGTGCCGCTTAATTAG